One stretch of Rhodoferax lithotrophicus DNA includes these proteins:
- a CDS encoding branched-chain amino acid transaminase has translation MTALLPDLSDRDGKIWMDGQMVDWRDAKIHVLTHTLHYGCGVFEGVRAYNTAKGTAIFRLEEHTQRLLNSAKILRMTIPFTKEQIMQAQVDVVRENKLESCYLRPLSWIGSRKLGISPKGNHIHLMVAAWAWGAYLGDEGMTRGIRVKISSYTRHHVNITMTQAKAVSNYTNSILANMEALDDGYDEAMLLDANGFVSEGSGENLFVVKDGVVYTPDLSAGALNGITRNTVLHICKDLGLEVVQKRITRDEVYIADEAFFSGTAAEITPIRELDRIELGQAGYVGSRGPITEKIQSAFFDIVNGRNPRYAHWLTQV, from the coding sequence ATGACTGCCCTACTCCCCGACCTGTCTGATCGCGATGGAAAAATCTGGATGGATGGCCAGATGGTGGATTGGCGCGATGCCAAGATTCACGTCCTGACCCACACCCTGCACTACGGCTGCGGCGTGTTTGAGGGGGTACGAGCCTACAACACGGCCAAGGGCACAGCGATTTTCCGGCTGGAAGAGCACACCCAACGCCTGCTCAACAGCGCCAAGATTTTGCGCATGACCATTCCCTTCACCAAAGAGCAAATCATGCAGGCGCAAGTGGATGTGGTGCGTGAAAACAAGCTGGAGTCCTGCTACCTGCGCCCCTTGAGCTGGATTGGCAGTCGCAAGCTCGGTATCAGCCCCAAGGGCAACCACATTCACCTGATGGTAGCGGCCTGGGCCTGGGGCGCGTACCTGGGCGACGAAGGCATGACACGCGGCATTCGCGTGAAGATTTCCAGCTACACCCGCCACCACGTCAATATCACCATGACGCAAGCCAAAGCGGTGAGCAACTACACCAATTCCATTTTGGCCAACATGGAAGCCCTGGACGACGGTTACGACGAAGCCATGCTGCTGGATGCCAACGGTTTTGTCAGTGAAGGCTCGGGCGAAAACCTGTTTGTGGTGAAAGACGGTGTGGTTTACACACCTGATTTATCCGCAGGTGCCCTGAATGGTATTACCCGCAATACCGTTCTGCACATCTGCAAAGATTTGGGCTTGGAAGTGGTGCAAAAACGCATCACCCGCGATGAGGTTTATATCGCTGACGAAGCCTTTTTCAGCGGCACCGCAGCGGAAATCACGCCCATTCGTGAACTTGACCGCATTGAACTCGGCCAAGCTGGTTACGTAGGCAGCCGTGGACCCATCACCGAAAAAATCCAGAGTGCGTTCTTTGACATCGTCAATGGCCGTAACCCCCGATATGCCCATTGGTTAACACAGGTTTGA
- a CDS encoding ABC transporter substrate-binding protein, with product MNTWRLFILSVCALTVVACSSADTPRQARALRAQNATGDIVIGAAWAWEGAKGQLWNGIELAVDEINARGGVLHRKIRIVKEDDESSLAKGRKIAQQFAENPDMVAVIGHQNSYVALPAAATYQAAGLVYLTPGASSYQLHDQGYDLVFRTSPSNRSIGIQMASYMAQKGYRRVAIFYVKAKASQDMANYFEQHAKDLSLTVVDRRSFPKGAQDFSSTIQNWNDLYHFDALFLAASMPEGAAFVAQARKMGFTAPIVSGDGLDTAQFITDAGVAAEGVVLPETFVDDPSRPAYSRFYALYTQKYHTPPRTNHARGYDAVHVIAQAIQQANSTQPEQIAKALHATRGWHGATGEFTFDDKGDIPDKPIGLKVVHNGQFETLK from the coding sequence GTGAACACTTGGCGACTATTTATTCTGAGCGTGTGTGCGCTGACGGTGGTGGCCTGCTCCTCGGCCGACACCCCCAGGCAAGCCCGCGCCTTGCGGGCCCAAAACGCCACCGGTGACATTGTGATTGGTGCGGCCTGGGCGTGGGAGGGGGCCAAAGGCCAATTGTGGAACGGCATCGAGCTGGCGGTGGATGAAATCAATGCCCGCGGCGGTGTGCTTCACCGCAAGATCAGGATCGTCAAGGAAGACGATGAATCGTCCTTGGCCAAAGGGCGAAAAATTGCCCAGCAGTTTGCTGAAAACCCGGACATGGTGGCGGTGATTGGCCATCAGAACTCTTATGTCGCCCTGCCTGCGGCAGCCACCTACCAGGCCGCAGGTCTGGTGTACCTGACACCGGGTGCATCCAGCTACCAGCTTCATGATCAGGGCTATGACCTGGTGTTTCGCACCTCCCCCAGCAACCGCAGCATAGGCATCCAGATGGCCAGTTACATGGCGCAAAAAGGCTACCGGCGCGTGGCCATCTTTTACGTCAAGGCCAAAGCCAGCCAGGACATGGCCAATTATTTTGAGCAACATGCCAAAGATCTGAGCCTGACGGTGGTGGATCGCCGTTCCTTCCCCAAAGGGGCACAGGATTTCAGCAGCACCATCCAGAACTGGAACGATCTGTACCACTTTGATGCGCTGTTTCTGGCCGCCAGCATGCCCGAGGGTGCGGCCTTTGTGGCGCAGGCCCGCAAAATGGGTTTCACTGCCCCCATCGTCAGTGGCGACGGGCTTGACACCGCCCAATTCATCACCGATGCAGGTGTGGCGGCTGAAGGTGTGGTGTTGCCTGAAACCTTTGTGGACGACCCCAGTCGCCCGGCCTACAGCCGCTTCTATGCCTTGTACACCCAGAAATACCACACGCCACCACGCACCAACCATGCCCGTGGCTACGACGCGGTGCATGTGATTGCCCAGGCCATCCAACAGGCCAACAGCACACAACCCGAACAGATTGCCAAAGCCTTGCATGCCACACGCGGCTGGCATGGGGCCACCGGGGAATTTACCTTTGATGACAAGGGCGACATTCCTGACAAGCCCATCGGTTTGAAGGTGGTGCATAACGGCCAGTTTGAAACCCTGAAATAA
- a CDS encoding NHLP bacteriocin system secretion protein, translating into MSEKHQLFRKTSLDRLSSPEQLDALMQVTSPKGWVALLAIGGLLFMALLWGVWGSIPTRIMGTCILIRPGGVSEVVANGGGRVADISVDVGDLVREGQMIARIERLDALEQIRSQEAKLHELKQQEERLKKVNALSADQQALYLQDTQRNLSTRIHTAQERLAALEAKIQSQGKLLDQGLITRQTLLSTKLEYAGVQQEIDTHRNDIRQLDVRRLDGKKQMDNELSAISIQINEATRSLTGQMRSFQEASQVYSPYTGRVLELRLSENTLVGAGAPILSIERTGANLSELEAHIYVQPTEGKKIKANMDVQIAPSMVKGEEFGFMLGKVKTVAKFPSTAPGMMRIFNNDKLVQQLAAGAAPIAVLADLIPSASTPSGYKWSSPRGPDTEVESGTLCSATITVRQQRPITLVIPMLRATLGV; encoded by the coding sequence ATGTCAGAAAAACACCAACTGTTTCGCAAAACATCCCTGGACCGGCTGTCGTCCCCCGAGCAGCTTGATGCTCTGATGCAGGTGACCTCGCCCAAAGGCTGGGTTGCCCTGCTGGCGATTGGTGGCTTGCTGTTCATGGCGCTGCTTTGGGGCGTGTGGGGCAGTATTCCCACGCGCATCATGGGCACCTGCATTTTGATCCGCCCTGGTGGTGTCAGCGAGGTGGTGGCCAACGGGGGTGGCCGTGTGGCTGATATTTCAGTGGATGTGGGTGATCTGGTGCGAGAAGGACAGATGATTGCGCGCATCGAACGGCTCGATGCGCTGGAGCAAATTCGTAGCCAGGAGGCCAAACTGCATGAGCTCAAGCAACAGGAAGAACGCCTGAAGAAGGTCAATGCGCTGAGTGCCGACCAGCAGGCCCTCTATTTGCAAGACACCCAGCGCAACCTGAGCACACGCATCCACACTGCACAGGAACGCCTGGCCGCGCTGGAGGCCAAAATTCAGAGCCAGGGCAAGCTGCTCGATCAAGGCTTGATTACCCGGCAGACCCTGCTGTCAACCAAGCTGGAATACGCCGGTGTGCAACAAGAAATTGACACCCATCGCAACGACATCCGCCAGCTCGATGTGCGCCGCCTGGACGGCAAAAAACAGATGGACAACGAGCTGTCTGCCATCAGCATCCAGATCAACGAAGCCACCCGCAGTCTGACCGGCCAAATGCGCAGCTTTCAGGAAGCCTCACAGGTGTACAGCCCCTACACCGGGCGGGTGCTGGAGTTGCGCCTGTCAGAAAACACCCTGGTGGGTGCGGGTGCGCCGATCCTGAGCATCGAGCGCACCGGAGCCAACCTGTCAGAACTTGAAGCCCACATTTATGTGCAACCCACCGAGGGCAAAAAAATCAAGGCCAACATGGATGTCCAGATCGCGCCGTCCATGGTCAAGGGCGAGGAATTTGGCTTCATGCTGGGCAAGGTCAAAACCGTGGCCAAGTTCCCCTCTACCGCGCCGGGCATGATGCGCATCTTCAACAACGACAAACTGGTGCAGCAACTCGCTGCCGGTGCGGCCCCGATTGCCGTGCTGGCTGATTTGATTCCCAGCGCCAGCACCCCCAGCGGCTACAAATGGTCGTCCCCGCGTGGCCCGGACACCGAGGTTGAAAGCGGCACGCTGTGCTCGGCCACCATCACCGTGCGGCAGCAGCGCCCGATCACCCTGGTGATCCCGATGCTGCGCGCCACGCTGGGGGTCTGA
- a CDS encoding TolC family protein, translated as MKKTVRFLHRHTASWLKLVATLITLLSSGLASAASLSLVEAIRHTLEKNPNVQIQEKQLESSQGVFQQTTGQFDTTVNLAGGYTVDHTPLNQLTRNSYASQRLDIPESQAASTTYSVALNKTLRNGLVLSPSISTIRNTGTTNDLSQLAAQNRAKVSFNILLPLNQGRRESAALSETAAKLAWDASKQDLRVSVAQAIVNTVSAYWKWVAGRHFLDIAREAEASMVQMVRETQKLIDAQEIPAADLLLVRASLMDKTSARLGAEQAMLEARQKLGQATGMAPQQLAELEPLDDFPSLQQGLLASADVQQRLLDLAMQQRADLAAARLRQEAAKVSQAVARSALQPQLDLNLSVGYATLLEGNAASSLVRTLNQNRSSANIGTSISYQWPVENNVAKGRYVQQSAAYDQATTQLHTLEQSISLGVEAAWHAVIRSAQQAQESEASAALYQVTARNEKTKSQLGNSTLIDVLSVNDRLLGARQNQLSYHLNYLNALVQLRFETGALLRDDASASSIRFETFVSPPTLD; from the coding sequence ATGAAAAAAACGGTGCGCTTCCTTCATCGTCATACGGCCTCTTGGCTCAAGCTGGTAGCCACCCTGATCACTCTCTTGAGTTCAGGGTTGGCATCGGCGGCCTCCCTCAGTCTGGTGGAGGCCATTCGCCACACCCTGGAGAAAAATCCGAACGTGCAGATTCAGGAGAAGCAGCTGGAATCCAGCCAGGGGGTGTTTCAGCAGACCACCGGTCAATTTGACACCACCGTGAATTTGGCCGGGGGCTACACCGTTGACCATACCCCGCTTAATCAGCTGACCCGCAACAGTTACGCCAGTCAGCGGCTGGACATTCCAGAGTCTCAGGCCGCCAGCACGACTTACAGCGTGGCGCTTAACAAAACCCTGCGAAATGGTCTGGTGCTGAGCCCAAGTATCTCCACGATCCGCAACACGGGAACCACCAACGATCTGAGTCAACTCGCTGCGCAAAACCGCGCCAAAGTGAGTTTCAACATCCTGCTTCCATTAAACCAAGGGCGCAGGGAGTCTGCTGCCTTGAGCGAAACAGCGGCCAAGCTGGCTTGGGATGCCAGCAAGCAGGATCTTCGGGTGTCGGTTGCTCAAGCCATTGTGAATACCGTTTCTGCATATTGGAAGTGGGTGGCTGGTAGACACTTTTTGGACATTGCCCGCGAAGCGGAAGCCAGCATGGTGCAAATGGTCAGAGAAACGCAGAAGCTCATTGATGCGCAAGAAATCCCTGCGGCCGATCTGTTGCTGGTGCGAGCCAGCCTGATGGACAAGACCAGCGCACGCCTGGGGGCAGAACAAGCCATGCTGGAAGCGCGTCAAAAACTCGGGCAAGCCACCGGCATGGCCCCGCAACAGCTGGCAGAACTGGAGCCACTGGATGATTTTCCATCCCTGCAGCAAGGGCTGCTGGCCAGCGCTGATGTGCAGCAGCGTTTGCTGGACCTGGCGATGCAACAGCGCGCCGATCTGGCCGCTGCCCGATTGCGCCAAGAAGCCGCCAAGGTGTCACAAGCCGTGGCGCGGAGTGCGCTGCAGCCGCAGCTTGACCTGAACCTGAGCGTGGGTTATGCCACTTTGCTGGAAGGTAATGCGGCCAGCAGCTTGGTCCGTACCTTGAACCAGAATCGCTCCAGTGCCAATATCGGCACCAGCATCAGCTACCAATGGCCGGTAGAGAACAATGTCGCCAAAGGCCGCTATGTGCAGCAGTCGGCCGCCTACGACCAGGCCACCACCCAGCTCCACACCCTGGAGCAATCGATCAGTCTTGGGGTTGAAGCCGCATGGCATGCGGTGATCAGGAGCGCCCAGCAGGCACAGGAGTCCGAGGCCTCGGCGGCGTTGTACCAGGTCACCGCGAGAAACGAAAAAACCAAGAGCCAGCTCGGCAACTCAACGTTGATCGACGTTTTGTCTGTCAACGACCGATTACTCGGTGCGCGCCAAAACCAGCTCTCCTACCACCTCAACTACCTCAATGCGCTGGTGCAACTGCGTTTTGAGACCGGCGCTTTGCTGCGCGACGATGCATCCGCCTCGTCGATACGGTTCGAGACCTTCGTCAGCCCACCCACACTCGATTAA
- a CDS encoding NHLP family bacteriocin export ABC transporter peptidase/permease/ATPase subunit — MSRNIPGATPDQRRVRTPTILQMEAVECGAAALAIVMAYHGKYVTLEELRESCGVSRDGSKASNVVKAARTYGFTAKGYRKEPGDLKTMTLPVIVFWNFNHFLVVEGFQKGRVFLNDPASGPRTVTEDEFDQSFTGVVLTIEPGSDFQPSGQARSMLASLRSRLPLSEPALTYLILAGLALVIPGLVLPVFTKTFIDEYLIGRMDSWIKPVLLGMLFTAIVRGVLTWLQSYYLTRFQTKLALSTSSKFLWHVLRLPVLFYSQRSPGDISSRVGINNRVAELLTGDLATTVLNVVMVIFYAALMLSYDLVLTLVGVAIAALNILFLRLMTRKTVDITQKLANDSGKLLGTSMNGLQMMESIKASGMEADFFTKWSGYQTKVMNGQQRAGSVGVAMMTVPPLLTALNTTLILSLGGLRVMDGALTMGMLVAFQSLMASFIDPINQLVSMGKKIQEVQGDMNRLDDVLQYRSDPRLDTTAQPPTSGQAPAGQLEGHVELRNVTFGYSKLEAPLIENFNLVLKPGERVALVGSSGCGKSTISKLVAGLHEPWSGEILFDGKPRNAVDRQVLLQSLAMVSQEITLFEGSLRDNLSMWDTTLPEAQVVQAAKDACIHEAIATRDGGYDSMVQEGGGNFSGGQKQRVEIARALAINPRILVLDEATSALDPITEMQVDDHLRRRGCTCLIVAHRLSTIRDCDEIIVLDKGKVVQRGSHEDMRDTDGLYATLMRAA, encoded by the coding sequence GTGAGCCGCAACATACCAGGGGCGACTCCTGACCAGCGCCGTGTGCGCACACCCACGATTCTGCAAATGGAGGCAGTGGAGTGCGGCGCGGCCGCACTGGCCATCGTCATGGCTTATCACGGCAAATATGTGACGCTGGAAGAGTTGCGCGAGAGCTGCGGCGTCTCGCGTGATGGCAGCAAAGCCAGCAACGTGGTGAAAGCCGCCCGCACCTACGGCTTTACTGCCAAAGGCTACCGCAAGGAGCCAGGCGACCTGAAAACCATGACCCTGCCGGTCATCGTGTTCTGGAATTTCAACCACTTTCTGGTGGTTGAAGGGTTTCAAAAAGGTAGGGTCTTTCTCAACGACCCGGCCAGCGGCCCACGCACCGTCACCGAGGACGAGTTTGACCAGTCCTTCACCGGCGTGGTGCTGACCATCGAACCCGGCTCCGACTTCCAGCCCAGCGGACAAGCACGCAGCATGCTGGCCAGCCTGCGCTCACGCCTGCCGCTGTCTGAGCCCGCTTTGACCTATCTGATCCTGGCCGGGCTGGCGCTGGTGATTCCGGGCCTGGTGTTGCCGGTATTCACCAAAACCTTCATCGACGAGTATTTGATCGGGCGCATGGACTCCTGGATCAAACCGGTGCTGCTGGGCATGCTGTTCACCGCCATTGTGCGTGGGGTGTTGACCTGGCTGCAAAGTTACTACCTGACCCGGTTTCAGACCAAGCTGGCGCTGTCCACCTCCAGCAAATTCCTGTGGCATGTGTTGCGCCTGCCGGTGCTGTTTTACAGCCAGCGCTCTCCGGGCGACATCAGCTCGCGGGTCGGCATCAACAACCGCGTGGCCGAGTTGCTCACCGGCGATCTGGCCACCACCGTGCTCAATGTGGTGATGGTGATTTTTTATGCGGCCCTGATGCTCTCCTACGACCTGGTGCTGACCCTGGTGGGCGTGGCCATTGCGGCGCTCAACATCCTGTTCTTGCGGCTGATGACACGCAAGACGGTGGACATCACGCAAAAGCTGGCCAATGACAGCGGCAAACTGCTGGGCACCTCGATGAACGGCTTGCAGATGATGGAGAGCATCAAAGCCTCGGGCATGGAGGCTGACTTTTTCACCAAATGGTCGGGCTACCAGACCAAGGTGATGAACGGCCAGCAACGGGCTGGCTCAGTCGGCGTGGCCATGATGACCGTGCCGCCTTTGCTGACCGCACTCAACACCACCTTGATTTTGTCCTTGGGCGGCTTGCGGGTGATGGACGGCGCCCTGACCATGGGCATGTTGGTGGCGTTCCAGAGCCTGATGGCCAGCTTCATTGACCCGATCAACCAACTGGTGTCGATGGGTAAAAAAATTCAGGAAGTGCAGGGTGACATGAACCGTCTGGACGATGTCTTGCAATACCGCAGTGACCCGCGGCTTGACACCACCGCCCAGCCCCCAACATCAGGCCAGGCCCCCGCAGGGCAACTGGAGGGGCATGTGGAACTGCGCAACGTGACCTTCGGCTACAGCAAGCTCGAAGCCCCGCTGATCGAGAACTTCAACCTGGTGCTTAAACCCGGTGAGCGTGTGGCCCTGGTCGGCTCTTCGGGTTGCGGCAAGTCGACCATTTCGAAACTCGTGGCGGGCTTGCATGAACCCTGGTCAGGAGAAATTTTGTTTGACGGAAAACCCCGCAACGCGGTGGATCGCCAGGTCTTGCTGCAATCCCTGGCCATGGTGAGCCAGGAGATCACCCTGTTTGAGGGTAGCCTGCGCGACAACCTGAGCATGTGGGACACCACCCTGCCGGAAGCCCAAGTGGTGCAAGCCGCCAAAGATGCCTGCATCCACGAGGCCATTGCCACACGCGACGGCGGTTATGACAGCATGGTCCAAGAGGGCGGTGGCAATTTCAGCGGCGGCCAGAAGCAACGGGTCGAAATCGCCCGTGCCCTGGCCATCAATCCACGCATCCTGGTGCTGGACGAGGCCACCAGCGCACTCGACCCGATCACCGAAATGCAGGTCGATGACCATCTGCGCCGCCGTGGCTGCACTTGCCTGATCGTGGCGCACCGCCTGAGCACGATCCGCGACTGCGACGAAATCATCGTGCTCGACAAAGGCAAAGTCGTCCAGCGTGGCAGCCATGAAGACATGCGCGACACCGATGGCCTGTACGCCACTCTGATGAGAGCCGCGTGA
- a CDS encoding NHLP bacteriocin export ABC transporter permease/ATPase subunit — protein MSQLPATLHSVFQADGLACQARTGHPLWLHGIDRLWLLEHGKVDVFLTRIEGGQPCGALHPLFRLEADALLPGMPASAGENWGLVAVGLPDTRLLALPRERLMAQLHQHAESPQQSVAWLTHWLAQLSLCADGPLPTQARRSLMQTVSSWDDMDGLHAQLLERLIAQRHATQAVEQQRMRQKEAREQQNIQAAMQRLSAILDPQAPTGVHMTRQRSALLAACQAVGQASAIDFVAPAQADTPSAVKRDALADIVDASRVRKRQVALKGDWWRQDQGHLLATLEDGLRPVALIQVGKGYELHDPERGTITVVTAGIAASLSPFAHAFYRSFAGTAISLWEMIRFGSQGCVRDYSTALLMGAAVGLLGMVTPMATGMLFDVVIPASDRSQLLQLSMALVAGLLATAMFEVTRGVALLRAEGKMDYIIQSAVWDRLLSLPTAFFRSYSAGDLAVRANGINAIRQMLSGQVMHTLMAVVFSIFNLGLLFYYNLSLALLALALVAVAIVVTTSTSLIRLRHERQLADIEGRISGLLFQLLGGIAKLRTTGAEGRAFYNWAMLFASQQEHQFKATMVRNTLGVFNAVFPVAANICIYGVVAFYLGDKANFSTGSFLAFNAAFGGFLGAMLGTTAAITAVLDIIPMYERSKPILQALPEVTGDKAHPGTLTGDIEIAHLSFSYSADGPTILNDVSMHIKSGEFVAIVGASGSGKSTLLRLLLGFEQASSGAIYYDQQDISGLDIGALRRQLGVVLQNGQLMSGDIFTNILGSAATLTLDDAWEAATQAGMADDIRAMPMGMHTVVSDGGGTLSGGQRQRLLIARAIVNRPRILLFDEATSALDNRAQELVSSSLEQLRATRIVIAHRLSTIVNADRIFVLDQGQLVQTGSYDELMSCNGLFADLVRRQIV, from the coding sequence ATGTCTCAACTCCCCGCAACGTTGCACAGCGTTTTCCAGGCCGACGGGCTGGCCTGCCAGGCACGCACCGGTCATCCTCTGTGGCTCCATGGCATCGACCGCCTTTGGCTGCTTGAGCACGGCAAGGTTGACGTGTTTTTGACCCGCATCGAAGGCGGCCAACCCTGCGGTGCGCTGCACCCCCTGTTTCGACTGGAGGCGGATGCCTTGCTGCCAGGCATGCCCGCGTCCGCCGGTGAAAACTGGGGCCTGGTCGCCGTAGGTCTGCCAGACACCCGCTTGCTGGCCTTGCCGCGTGAGCGATTGATGGCGCAACTTCACCAACATGCAGAGAGCCCGCAACAAAGTGTGGCCTGGTTGACTCATTGGTTGGCGCAACTCAGCCTTTGTGCCGACGGTCCCTTGCCGACCCAAGCCCGGCGTAGTCTGATGCAAACCGTGTCCAGCTGGGATGACATGGACGGGTTGCACGCACAACTGCTGGAGCGGCTGATTGCGCAGCGCCATGCCACACAAGCCGTGGAGCAGCAGCGCATGCGCCAAAAAGAGGCCCGTGAGCAGCAAAACATCCAGGCGGCCATGCAGCGTTTGTCGGCCATTCTGGACCCACAGGCACCAACTGGCGTACACATGACCCGCCAGCGTTCGGCGTTGCTGGCGGCTTGCCAGGCGGTGGGCCAAGCCAGCGCCATTGACTTTGTGGCACCGGCGCAAGCCGACACGCCCAGTGCCGTCAAGCGGGATGCGCTGGCCGATATTGTGGACGCATCAAGGGTACGCAAACGCCAGGTCGCCCTGAAGGGAGACTGGTGGCGGCAAGACCAGGGCCACCTGCTGGCCACGCTGGAAGACGGGCTGCGTCCGGTGGCGCTGATTCAGGTGGGCAAAGGCTATGAGCTGCATGACCCCGAGCGCGGCACGATCACTGTTGTCACGGCTGGTATTGCAGCCAGTTTGAGCCCCTTTGCCCACGCGTTTTACCGCTCGTTTGCGGGCACGGCCATCAGCCTGTGGGAGATGATTCGTTTTGGCAGCCAGGGTTGTGTGCGTGACTACAGCACGGCTTTGTTGATGGGCGCTGCGGTGGGCTTGCTCGGCATGGTGACCCCGATGGCCACCGGCATGCTGTTTGACGTGGTGATTCCGGCCTCAGACCGCAGCCAGTTGCTGCAACTCAGCATGGCCCTGGTGGCGGGCTTGCTGGCCACGGCCATGTTTGAAGTCACGCGCGGTGTGGCCCTGCTGCGGGCCGAAGGCAAGATGGATTACATCATTCAGTCTGCCGTCTGGGATCGCCTGCTGAGCCTGCCGACCGCGTTTTTTCGCAGCTACTCTGCCGGTGACCTGGCGGTGCGGGCCAACGGCATCAACGCCATTCGCCAGATGCTCTCGGGCCAGGTGATGCACACGCTGATGGCGGTGGTGTTTTCCATCTTCAATCTGGGGTTGCTGTTTTACTACAACCTGAGCCTGGCGCTGCTGGCCCTGGCCCTGGTGGCGGTGGCCATTGTGGTCACCACCAGCACCAGCCTGATCCGTCTGCGCCATGAGCGTCAACTGGCCGACATTGAAGGGCGCATTTCCGGCTTGTTGTTCCAGCTGCTCGGCGGTATTGCCAAATTGCGCACCACCGGGGCCGAGGGGCGCGCCTTCTACAACTGGGCCATGCTGTTTGCCAGCCAGCAGGAGCACCAGTTCAAAGCCACCATGGTGCGCAACACACTGGGCGTGTTCAACGCGGTGTTTCCGGTGGCCGCCAACATCTGTATCTATGGCGTGGTGGCGTTTTACCTGGGCGACAAAGCCAACTTTTCCACCGGCTCGTTCCTGGCTTTCAATGCGGCGTTTGGTGGTTTTCTGGGGGCCATGCTGGGCACCACTGCGGCCATCACGGCGGTGCTGGACATCATCCCGATGTACGAGCGTTCCAAACCGATTCTGCAGGCCTTGCCAGAAGTCACCGGTGACAAAGCCCACCCCGGCACATTGACGGGCGACATTGAAATTGCCCACCTGTCATTCAGCTACAGCGCCGATGGCCCGACCATCCTCAACGATGTGTCGATGCACATCAAGTCCGGTGAATTTGTCGCCATTGTGGGTGCCTCAGGCTCGGGCAAGTCCACCCTGCTGCGCTTGTTGCTGGGCTTTGAGCAGGCCAGTTCGGGGGCCATCTACTACGACCAGCAAGACATCTCTGGCCTGGACATTGGCGCACTGCGCCGCCAATTGGGCGTGGTGCTGCAAAACGGCCAGCTGATGTCGGGCGACATCTTCACCAACATCCTGGGCTCGGCCGCGACGCTGACGCTGGACGATGCGTGGGAAGCCGCCACCCAGGCCGGTATGGCGGACGACATTCGCGCCATGCCCATGGGCATGCACACCGTGGTCAGCGACGGCGGCGGCACGCTCTCGGGCGGGCAGCGCCAGCGTTTGCTGATTGCCCGCGCCATCGTCAACCGGCCCCGCATCCTGTTGTTTGACGAGGCCACCAGTGCCCTGGACAACCGTGCGCAGGAGCTGGTCAGCAGCAGCTTGGAGCAGTTGCGTGCCACCCGCATCGTGATTGCCCATCGCTTGAGCACCATCGTCAATGCCGACCGGATTTTTGTGCTCGACCAAGGCCAGTTGGTGCAAACCGGCAGCTATGACGAGCTGATGAGTTGCAACGGCCTGTTCGCTGACCTGGTACGTCGGCAAATTGTTTAG